The Polaribacter sp. KT25b genome contains the following window.
ATTGTGCAAATTTTATCCAAAAAAAACGAGTCTGAAATCTTGAGAAAACAATTTTAGCTCCTTCTGTAAAGTTTTTAATAAAACTCATTATTTTAATTTTTGATTATTGTGATGACGGTCGTGATCTCGTTTTGTTTTAATATCTAGTTTCTTTTCAAAAGCATCTTGCAAATCGATTCCTGTTTGATTTGCCAAACACAAAACCACAAACATTACATCTGCTAATTCTTCTCCTAAATCTTTATTTTTATCAGATTCTTTTTCACTTTGTTCTCCATAACGTCTAGCTATAATTCTTGCAACTTCTCCAACTTCTTCAGTTAATTGCGCCATGTTTGTTAACTCGTTAAAATATCGAACTCCGTGAGTTTTAATCCAATCATCAACTTGTTTTTGTGCGTTTTCTATGTTCATTTTATTGTCTTTTCTAAATAGGTAAAGTTACAAAGCGCCAAATATAAAGTTTCTTAATTTAATTGTTTTGATTACTGTTTTTAAAATATCGTTTAAATAACAAAGAAATTAAAAATAAATTAGTTGATATTTATAATGTAAAAAATCACCGCTCTATTGGAACTTTGCTATATTTTTACAATTTTCAAACATCACTTTAAGCCTTCTATACCACTATCAATCAGATAATAAAAAATAATTTCACAAAATAAACTGCCGTTTATCAAAATAACTATTTTATATTTGCTTACGTTTTTCTGTTTAAAAATAGAAATACTATTTTTAAATAACCGTTATAAACTTAGTTTAAATCCAACCCCCAAAAAATTGGAAAAAAACAAATACAAAATACTGCTTATATTTTTCATATTGATAATTATCGCTAATCAGATAATTATTAGTAATTCTATTTCTAAACAAAGTTCTGATGCTGAAACCATAAATATAGCTGGTAAACAGAGAATGTATAGTCAGCTAATTACTAAAATGGCTTTATACACTAAAAATGCTAACTTACAAGACGATAAT
Protein-coding sequences here:
- a CDS encoding nucleotide pyrophosphohydrolase, translating into MNIENAQKQVDDWIKTHGVRYFNELTNMAQLTEEVGEVARIIARRYGEQSEKESDKNKDLGEELADVMFVVLCLANQTGIDLQDAFEKKLDIKTKRDHDRHHNNQKLK